Sequence from the Natronomonas marina genome:
GGCGAAGACGTCCCGCTGCGGGCCGACCGCCGCCTGGAACCGAACGGGGTCGACGCTGCGGAGGTCGCCGTCGGCGCCCTCGTACTCGGTTTCGAGGCCGAACTGCCGGACCCCCTCGCGGGCGGCGCTCGCAAGCTCGACGTCGAAGGAGACGTTCGTCGACTCGCCGCCCGCGAGGTCACCGATTGCCACCTCGGGTTCGACGACCTCGACGTTCTCGGCGGGCGGTTGCAGCGTCACGACCGCGTTGTCGAGGTCGGCGGGACCCTCGTTGACCACCGTCGCCCGCAGCGTTCCCTCCTCGCCGACGCGAAGCGTCGAGGAGACGTTCTCGACGCGGACCGTCTGCTCCGACAGCGGCCGCACCTGTAGCGACGGGTCGTCGTCGGTCCCGGCGAAGCCGTCGACATCGTCGTAGCTGATCGTCGCCGCCAGCGGGTACGACCGCACGCTGGCCTCGGACCCGAAGTCGACGCCGACGCGGACGGAGCGACGCTCGCCGGGCGCGAGTCGACCGACCGTGGCGAACGCCGTCGGCGAGTCCTCGAAGGTCACCTGCGGACTCCGGGACTCCAGGGCGACCGAGACGTCGGTCGCGGCTTCGGTTCCGACGTTCTCGACCTCGACGGTCGCCGTCCCGGAGCCGCCGACCTGGGCGTCGGTCTCGAGGGTCCGGACGTCGAACCGGGGGCCGCTCTCGACGACGACGTCGACCGTCCGGCTGACCGTCCGGGTCCGCTCGCTGGTCCGGAACAGCGACGGGATGACCCGGTCGGTGTAGGAGTAGGTGAGGTCGACCTCCAGTTCGTAGGTCCCCGGTTCGACGCCGTCCGGCACCTCGAGTTCGACGGGCGCGGTCCCCGGCCGGCTTTCGGTGACCGACCCGACGGACTGCTTGCCGCTGCGGACGACCAGCGGCGTGTCGCTCCCGTTCACCTCGACGCGGACGTTCCGTGCGGTCGTCACCGCCTCCCGCGCCGGCGGTATCCCCGAGGTCACCTCCCCGCGGTTCGTGACCTGGAGGGTGAGGGTCGTCTGTTCGCCCGGCGACACCGTCGGTGACGGCGCCAGCACGTTCAGGTTCGGCTGCCCGCCGTAGCCCGAGGACCGGTCGCCCTCCTGTGCGACGGCGACACCGGCGACGCTGCTGACGGTCACCAGGACCACGAACGCGACGACGAACGGGCTACGTCGCACCCGAACGACCTCCCTTGCGGCCCGCGGTACCCGTGGTCGTCCGGCGGTCGCGCCCCCGTCCCCCGGTCGGGACGCGGCTCGAACCTCCCTGCGAAGAACGGATGCTCATTGGCGGAACGAGACTCCACGAATGGATAAACATTTTGTTCGTGTATTCTCTATCCGGGTACGTGAGACAGTCGTGATCCAGGCACCGCCGGGGAAACTCGCCCGATGAAGGGGTTCACCGACGAGGAGCGCGACCGGATTCGGGAGGAGCTTCACCGGGCGGGCCGGGAGCTTTTCACCCGGTTCGGACTCGAGCGGACCCGCATCGAGGACCTGACCGACGAGGTGGGTATCGGGACGAGCACGTTCTACCAGTTCTTCGACTCCAAGGAGGCGCTGTACCTGTCGATACTCGTCGAGGAGCGCGAGCGGGTCGCCGCGGAGCTGGCGGCGGAACTGGAGGCGGCACCCGACGTGCGGGCGGAGGTCCGACTCACGATAGAGCACTTCCTCGAAGAACTGTCGTCGAACCCGCTGTACTACCGGCTGCTCATCGAAGACGAGATACGGACCCTCCACGGCCAACTCTCCGAGGAGATCGTCGCCGAGCACCACCGCGAGGCGATGGCGGCCCACGACGACCACGTCGACCGGTGGGTGTCGGACCCCGCCTTCCGGGTCGACGACGCCGAGCGACTCCAGGGGCTGTTCCGCTTGCTCGGCTTCACCATCGCCGCCCGGGAGGAACTGTTCGAGCCGGCCGGTGCCGTCGACCTCTACGAGTCGAGCCAGGACCTGCTCGTCGACGTGGTCGTCGACGGCCTGTTCGTCGAGGAGTAAGGGCTACTGGGACTCGACGAGCCCGTAGGTGGACTCGAGGTGGTCGATTATCCAGTCGACCGTCGAGGGGTCGTAGGTCCAGAAACCGTAGAAGGTCCGCGACTCCCGTTCCTCGGCCAGGAGCGCACACTTGTTGACGTCGATGCCGGCGCCGTCGTAGGCGACGAACCACGAACGCTCTATCTCGTCGGTCCGCTCGACGTGGATGGTGAGGTCGGTGTCGTGGGCGGGAACGTCGGCGTCGGGGTAGGCGTAGGCGTGGACGTCCAGGTCGCCCTTCCCGGCGAGGCGGCCGTAGACGTCCATCTGGTCTTCGAGGATGGAGAGCCGCTGAAAACCCGAGTGCAGCGCGCCTTTTCCGACCCGCCAGGCGCGGTCCTCTATCTCGCGGGAGGCGGCGACCATCTGTCCGATGGCGTAGGAGGTGAACATCGTCTCGTCGAGGTGGTCGAGGATGGGGCTGTAGGCCCGGTCGTCGAACTCGGGTTCGGTCTCGGCGCTTGTGGTTTCCAGCACCTCCGTGACGTCGGCCGCCGTGACGAACCGGCCGTCCTCGGCCAGCACCGCGAAGGAGTCCGGCTTGCCGCTGGGCGTCCGCTCGCCGGTGACCGTCAGGTTCCGGTCGCGGAACTGCGCGCGGAGGGCCTCGACGCGTTCGGCGTCGGCGTTGAACACCGTCAGCGTCTTCTCGTGGTCCTCGACCCCCGCGATGAGTTCGGTGAGGGACATTCGGTTGTGGGGTACCATGACACTGCTCCTAATAAGCCTGTGCCCAAATTCGCGCGGTCGTGACAGTCGAGGGCTGCCGGAACCGCCGGCGGGGAGTCTATGTTTAAAGACCTATATCATTATTAATCCGTGCTAATACCTAGCAAACGCTTTTAATGACGGCACTCGAAGTTCGCGCAAGGCGCCCGACTGGGCGCAGTGATACACCATGTCCGAGGAACTCGTCTGGCGAATCGCGGGCGGCTCCGGCGACGGGATCGACTCGACCAGCCAGAACTTCACGAAAGCACTGATGCGGTCGGGGTTGCACGTCTTCACCCACCGTCACTATCCGTCGCGCATCCGCGGCGGCCACACCTACGTCGAGATACGCGCCTCGCCCGAACCGGTCCGCTCGCGGGGCGACGGCTACAACTTCCTCCTGGCGCTCGGGGACTCCTTCGCACGGAACCCCCAGGAGGAGGCCTACTACGGCACCGAGGAGATAAAGCCGCTGACCGAGAACCTCGACGACCTCCGGGAGGGCGGCGTCATCGTCTACGACGAGGGGCTCATCGACGTCGAGGACGTGCCCGACTTCGAGGCACGCGTCGAGGAAAACGACTGGCACGTCTACCCGCTGGACCTCCGTAGCCTGGCCCGCGAGAAGGGCCGGGAGGTGATGCGGAACACCGCCGGCGTCGGCGCGACCGGCGCGCTCCTGGAGTACGACCTGGGCCACATCGAGGACCTGATGGCCGACGCGATGTCCGGCGAGGTACTCGAGACGAACCTCGAAATCCTCGAGGCCGCCTACCAGCAGGTCGACGACCTGGAGTTCTCCCACGACCTCCGGATGCCCGAGGGGAGTCACGACAGCGAGCAGGTGCTGCTCTCGGGGTCCAACGCCATCGCCTACGGCGCCCTCGACGAGGGCTGTCGGTTCATCTCCGGCTACCCGATGACGCCGTGGACGGAGGTGTTCACGCTGATGGCCCAGCACCTCCCCGAGGTGGGCGGCATCTCCGAGCAGGTCGAAGACGAAATCGCGGCGGCGGCGCTGGCGCTGGGCGCCTCCCACGCCGGCGTCAAGGCCATGTCCGGGTCCAGCGGCGGCGGCTTCGCCCTGATGTCCGAACCGCTCGGACTGGCCGAGATGACCGAGACGCCCGTCGTCCTCGTCGAGGCGATGCGGGCCGGTCCATCGACGGGCATGCCGACCAAACCCGAACAGGCCGACCTCGAACACGTCCTCTACACCAGCCAGGGCGACTCCAACCGGGTCGTACTGGCGCCGGGCAACGTCAGAGAGGCCTACGAGCAGACCCGGACGGCCTTCCAGTTGGCCTACGACTACCAGTTGCCCGCCATCGTACTGTACGACCAGAAGCTCTCCGGGGAACTGCGCAACGTCGACGAGTCGTTCTTCGACCGTGAGCCGAACGCGGACCTGGGGGCGACGCTCTCCGAGGACGAGATCGCGGAGGCGGCCCACCACGCCTCCGGGAAGTTCCAGCGCTTCAAGCACGACCCCGGCGAGAACGGCGTCTCGCCCCGCTCGCTGCCCGGCCAGAAGGGCGGGCGGTTCCTGGCGACCGGCAACGAGCACACCCCCGAGGGCCACATCAGCGAGGACCCCGACAACCGCGTCGCCCAACTGGAGCGACGGATGCGGAAGCTCGAGGCCATCCGCGAGGAACTGGACGGCCGCGAGGAGAGCCACCAGACGCTGCACGCGCCCGTCGAGGACGCCGACTACGGGATTCTGACGTTCGGCAGCCAGCAGGGCACCGTCGAGGAGGCCGTCGACCGACTCGCGGCCGACGGCCACAGCGTCAAGTCGCTGGGCGTCTCCGAGATGATGCCGCTGGCCGAGGCCGAGGTGACCGCGTTCCTCGAGTCCGTCGAGGAGGCGCTGGTCGTCGAGATGAACGGCTCCGCGCAGTTCCGCGGGCTGATTCAGAAGGAACTCGGCCGGTTCGGCCCCAAAATGAACAGCCTCCTGAAGTACAACGGCAACCCCTTCGAGCCCGCGGAGGTGGTCGAGGGGTTCGAGACCATCGTCGACGGCGACGAACCGGCCCCGACGACCCGGTTCGTCCCCGCGGCAGGTGACTGACAATGAGTGCATTCAACGCTATCGGCGAGGAACGCGAGGTAGAGCGCGACGAGTACACTCCCGGCATCGAGCCGCAGGCGACGTGGTGTCCGGGCTGTGGCGACTTCGGCGTCCTGAAGGCGCTGAAGGGCGCCATGGCCGACCTGGGCAAGGACCCCGAGGAGATACTGCTGGCGACCGGCATCGGCTGTTCGGGCAAACTGAGCAGCTACTTCGAGAGCTACGGCCTCCACACCATCCACGGGCGGGCGCTGCCGATCGCTCGGGCCGCGAAGCTGGCCAACCCCGACCTCGAGGTGGTCGCCGCCGGCGGCGACGGCGACGGCTACGGCATCGGGGGCAACCACTTCATGCACACCGCCCGGGAGAACCACGACATGACCTACATCGTGTTCAACAACGAGATATTCGGGCTGACGAAGGGCCAGACGTCCCCGACCAGCCCGAAGGGTCACAAATCGAAGACCCAGCCCCACGGCTCGGCCAAATCGCCCATCCGGCCGCTGTCGCTGGCGCTCACCTCGGGCGCGAGTTACGTCGCCCGGACCGCCGCCGTCAACCCCAACCAGGCCCAGGAGATACTCGTCGAGGCCATCGAACACGACGGCTTCGCCCACATCGACTTCCTGACGCAGTGTCCCACCTGGAACAAGGACGCCAAGCAGTACGTCCCCTACATCGACGTCCAGCAGGACGACGACTACGAGTTCGACGTCTCCGACCGCGAGGAGGCGGCCCGCATGATGCAGAAGACCGAGGCGTCGCTGTACGAGGGCGAGGTGCTGACCGGCCGGTTCTACCACGAGGCCGACCGACCCTCCTACGGCGAGGAGAAACGACAGGTCGGCGAGATGCCCGACGAGCCGCTGGCCGAGCGCTACCACGACGACGACTACGAGTGGGAGCGAAGCTACGACCTGCTGGACGCCCACAAGTAACGGTCGTCGAGACTCAAACCGGCGTTTGATATTCGGCATCGGTCTTAAATAACGGGCTCCAAGGGCCGTCCATGCCGACCGACCCGACCCGTCGCGGCTACCTCGGCCTGCTGACCGGCGGGTCCCTGGCCGCACTCGCGGGCTGTACCGGCGACCCCAGAACCGACCCGTCCCCGGACGACGGCTCGCCGACCCCCACCGACCCGACCGAGCGCGCACCGACCGGGACGGCCGGCCCGCCGACCGTCATACTGACGCCGGTCGATGACCCCCGCGAGGCGCGGTCCACCGGCCGCGTCTCGGTCTATCCGGACGAGTTGGCCGACTGGATACGGACCGCCGCCACCTCGGACCGAACCCTCCGGAGACACGTCTCGACGGGCCAGGAGATGCCCCGGCCGCCGCTTCCGGCCCTGCGGGACGTCCGCCTCGTCGACGAGGCCGGCGACGCCGACGGCCACTACGACCTCGACGTCGACGCGGGGACGCGCTACGAGATGCTCGTCGGCGCCGACCCCGTCGAACCGCCGGGAGACGCCACGGTGACGGCCGTCGGGGACCTCTCCCGCGAGCGCCGCAATCTCGCCGTCGCCGCAATCGAGGGGGACGCGAGCGGGGGCCGCGTCTACCCCGAGACCGAACTCGGCGAGTGGGCCCGCGAGTCGTTCTTCGGCGGCTACTACCGCCACGACGGCGAGACCTACCGCGGCTACGAGGTCCAGCAGACCGACGCGGTCTCCTCCAGCACGGAGGCGTGGTACGTCATCTCGGCGTCGGAGAACCGCGAGGGCGACGACGACACCGTTCTCGGCCTCCCCGCTCTCGACGACGTGCGGGCGGAGCTCGAGGCCGCGGGGCTCGGGGAGGCCACCGAGGAGATCAGAATCGAGGACCCCCCGGGCGGCCTCGAGACGTACGCCCTCGAAACGGCGATGGTCCTGACCCACCTCGCGCTGTTCAGGGTCAGCGTCGAACAGCCGTAGCCGGAGCGCACTGACCCTACGTTCGCACCTACCGGCATACCCCTCGGGCCATCCGCGGTTTTACCCGCCGACGCGCACACGTCGACACGATGCGACTGCACTGGCACCGGCGGGACCTCCGACTCGCCGACAACGTCGGCCTCGCGGACGCCCCGGAGGACCCGGCGGGCGTCTTCGTCTTCGACGATGCGGTGCTCGAACACGCGGGCGCGCCCCGGGTGTCGTTCATGCTGGACGCTCTCGGGTCGCTTCGGGAGGCGTACCGCGAGCGGGGGTCGGAGCTGTTCGTCCGTCGCGGCGACCCCGCCGAGGAACTGCTGGACCTCGCGGCGACGCACGACGCCGAGGTAGTGTCGTGGAACCGCGACTACTCGGGGCTGGCACGGCGCCGCGACGAGCGGGTCTCGGCGGCGCTGAAGGAAGCCGATCGCCTGCCACAGAAGTTCCACGACGCCATCTGTCACGAACCGGGCTCCATCACGACCAACGCGGGCGAGCCCTACTCGGTGTACACCTACTTCTGGAAGAAGTGGCGCGACCGGGAGAAGGACGACCCCCGAGAGGTGCCCGAGTTGGCGGCGGCCGACGACGACGAGCCGCTCCCGACGTGCTCGGAACTCGGCTTCGAGGAGCCGTCGGCGTCGGTCCAGCCGGCGGGGACGGCGGCGGCCCGCCAGCGGCTCGACTCCTTTCTGGAGTCCGATGTTTACGCGTACGACGAGCGCCGCGATTACCCGGCCGACGAGTGCACCTCGCGGCTGTCCCCGCACCTGAAGTTCGGCACCGTCGGCATCCGGGAGGTCGACGAGCGGGTCCGGTCGGTGCTCGATGACGCCGAGGGCGAGGCCCGCGAGTCCGTCGCGGAGTTCCGCTCGCAACTGGCCTGGCGGGAGTTCTACACCCACGTCCTCAACTTCAACCCGGAGGTGGTGACGGAGAACTACAGGTCGTACGAGAACGACATCGAGTGGGAGGACGACGAGGAGTTGCTCGCCGCCTGGGAGCGCGGCGAGACGGGCTACCCCATCGTCGACGCGGGGATGCGCCAGCTCCACGAGGAGGCGTACATGCACAACAGGGTGCGGATGATCGTCGCCTCCTTCCTCACGAAGGACCTCCTCGCCGACTGGCGGCACGGCTACGACCACTTCCGGGAGATGCTGGTCGACCACGACACGGCCAACGACAACGGCGGCTGGCAGTGGGCGGCCTCGACGGGCACCGACGCCCAGCCGTACTTCCGTATCTTCAACCCGATGACCCAGGGCGAGCGTTACGACCCCGAGGCCGAGTACATCGCCGAGTACGTCCCGGAATTGCGTGGCGTCGACCCCGAAACCGTCCACTCGTGGCACGAACTCGGGACCGACGAACGGCGGAGCGCCGCGCCCGACTACCCCGACCCGGTCGTCGACCACAGCGAGCGCAGGGAGGCGGCGCTGGCGATGTTCGAGCGGGCGAGGGGGGAGGACAGCGAGGCCGAATGAGGAAGGGGAGAGAGGTCTCGTGAGGAAGCGAGCGGGAGGAGGAAAGGAGTCGGAGCGGTGGGTCCGATGGCAGGGGTGAACCTTTCTCCGTCCTGCGATATTGGTTTGAGGTGTGTTACCGTTCGACAGCGAAGTTTTAACAGCGATGGCGGAGAGTTGTACAACTGGAGGTCGATATAAATGTC
This genomic interval carries:
- a CDS encoding COG1361 S-layer family protein, translated to MRRSPFVVAFVVLVTVSSVAGVAVAQEGDRSSGYGGQPNLNVLAPSPTVSPGEQTTLTLQVTNRGEVTSGIPPAREAVTTARNVRVEVNGSDTPLVVRSGKQSVGSVTESRPGTAPVELEVPDGVEPGTYELEVDLTYSYTDRVIPSLFRTSERTRTVSRTVDVVVESGPRFDVRTLETDAQVGGSGTATVEVENVGTEAATDVSVALESRSPQVTFEDSPTAFATVGRLAPGERRSVRVGVDFGSEASVRSYPLAATISYDDVDGFAGTDDDPSLQVRPLSEQTVRVENVSSTLRVGEEGTLRATVVNEGPADLDNAVVTLQPPAENVEVVEPEVAIGDLAGGESTNVSFDVELASAAREGVRQFGLETEYEGADGDLRSVDPVRFQAAVGPQRDVFAVETRNATVTAGGTNRIVLAVTNQRNETVTDVSAKLFASSPLSADDDEAYVASLLPGETTEIPFRVSASGSALAKEYPISVDFQYVDRDGETRLSDTYRRPVTVVAGGGGLFGSVVPVGLLAAVSLLAVPLAPLALRRM
- a CDS encoding TetR/AcrR family transcriptional regulator codes for the protein MKGFTDEERDRIREELHRAGRELFTRFGLERTRIEDLTDEVGIGTSTFYQFFDSKEALYLSILVEERERVAAELAAELEAAPDVRAEVRLTIEHFLEELSSNPLYYRLLIEDEIRTLHGQLSEEIVAEHHREAMAAHDDHVDRWVSDPAFRVDDAERLQGLFRLLGFTIAAREELFEPAGAVDLYESSQDLLVDVVVDGLFVEE
- a CDS encoding DICT sensory domain-containing protein, whose amino-acid sequence is MSLTELIAGVEDHEKTLTVFNADAERVEALRAQFRDRNLTVTGERTPSGKPDSFAVLAEDGRFVTAADVTEVLETTSAETEPEFDDRAYSPILDHLDETMFTSYAIGQMVAASREIEDRAWRVGKGALHSGFQRLSILEDQMDVYGRLAGKGDLDVHAYAYPDADVPAHDTDLTIHVERTDEIERSWFVAYDGAGIDVNKCALLAEERESRTFYGFWTYDPSTVDWIIDHLESTYGLVESQ
- a CDS encoding 2-oxoacid:acceptor oxidoreductase subunit alpha, encoding MSEELVWRIAGGSGDGIDSTSQNFTKALMRSGLHVFTHRHYPSRIRGGHTYVEIRASPEPVRSRGDGYNFLLALGDSFARNPQEEAYYGTEEIKPLTENLDDLREGGVIVYDEGLIDVEDVPDFEARVEENDWHVYPLDLRSLAREKGREVMRNTAGVGATGALLEYDLGHIEDLMADAMSGEVLETNLEILEAAYQQVDDLEFSHDLRMPEGSHDSEQVLLSGSNAIAYGALDEGCRFISGYPMTPWTEVFTLMAQHLPEVGGISEQVEDEIAAAALALGASHAGVKAMSGSSGGGFALMSEPLGLAEMTETPVVLVEAMRAGPSTGMPTKPEQADLEHVLYTSQGDSNRVVLAPGNVREAYEQTRTAFQLAYDYQLPAIVLYDQKLSGELRNVDESFFDREPNADLGATLSEDEIAEAAHHASGKFQRFKHDPGENGVSPRSLPGQKGGRFLATGNEHTPEGHISEDPDNRVAQLERRMRKLEAIREELDGREESHQTLHAPVEDADYGILTFGSQQGTVEEAVDRLAADGHSVKSLGVSEMMPLAEAEVTAFLESVEEALVVEMNGSAQFRGLIQKELGRFGPKMNSLLKYNGNPFEPAEVVEGFETIVDGDEPAPTTRFVPAAGD
- a CDS encoding thiamine pyrophosphate-dependent enzyme: MSAFNAIGEEREVERDEYTPGIEPQATWCPGCGDFGVLKALKGAMADLGKDPEEILLATGIGCSGKLSSYFESYGLHTIHGRALPIARAAKLANPDLEVVAAGGDGDGYGIGGNHFMHTARENHDMTYIVFNNEIFGLTKGQTSPTSPKGHKSKTQPHGSAKSPIRPLSLALTSGASYVARTAAVNPNQAQEILVEAIEHDGFAHIDFLTQCPTWNKDAKQYVPYIDVQQDDDYEFDVSDREEAARMMQKTEASLYEGEVLTGRFYHEADRPSYGEEKRQVGEMPDEPLAERYHDDDYEWERSYDLLDAHK
- a CDS encoding cryptochrome/photolyase family protein, giving the protein MRLHWHRRDLRLADNVGLADAPEDPAGVFVFDDAVLEHAGAPRVSFMLDALGSLREAYRERGSELFVRRGDPAEELLDLAATHDAEVVSWNRDYSGLARRRDERVSAALKEADRLPQKFHDAICHEPGSITTNAGEPYSVYTYFWKKWRDREKDDPREVPELAAADDDEPLPTCSELGFEEPSASVQPAGTAAARQRLDSFLESDVYAYDERRDYPADECTSRLSPHLKFGTVGIREVDERVRSVLDDAEGEARESVAEFRSQLAWREFYTHVLNFNPEVVTENYRSYENDIEWEDDEELLAAWERGETGYPIVDAGMRQLHEEAYMHNRVRMIVASFLTKDLLADWRHGYDHFREMLVDHDTANDNGGWQWAASTGTDAQPYFRIFNPMTQGERYDPEAEYIAEYVPELRGVDPETVHSWHELGTDERRSAAPDYPDPVVDHSERREAALAMFERARGEDSEAE